The Streptomyces sp. NBC_01775 genome includes a region encoding these proteins:
- a CDS encoding DNA repair helicase XPB, with product MNGGPLIVQSDKTLLLEVDHELAEACRRAIAPFAELERAPEHIHTYRLTPLGLWNARAAGHDAEQVVDALVEYARYPVPHALLVDIAETMARYGRLTLAKHPTHGLVLETTDRPVLEEILRSKKVQPLVGARLDQDSVAVHPSERGQIKQVLLKLGWPAEDLAGYVDGEAHPIALDESGWALRPYQKQAVEGFWHGGSGVVVLPCGAGKTLVGAGAMAEAKATTLILVTNTVSARQWKHELIKRTSLTEEEVGEYSGTKKEIRPVTVATYQVLTTKRKGVYPHLELFDSRDWGLVIYDEVHLLPAPVFKFTADLQARRRLGLTATLVREDGRESDVFSLIGPKRFDAPWKEIENQGYIAPADCVEVRVSLTDSERLAYATAEPEEKYRFCATTDSKRKVTEALVRRHAGEQTLVIGQYIDQLDELGEHIGAPVIKGDTSNAQREKLFESFRQGEIDCLVVSKVANFSIDLPEATVAIQVSGTFGSRQEEAQRLGRVLRPKADGHEARFYSVVARDTIDQDFAAHRQRFLAEQGYAYRIVDSTDLLSDDDA from the coding sequence GTGAACGGTGGGCCACTCATCGTGCAGAGCGACAAGACTCTGCTGCTGGAAGTCGATCACGAGCTGGCCGAGGCGTGCCGGCGGGCCATCGCGCCGTTCGCGGAGCTGGAGCGGGCCCCCGAGCACATCCACACCTATCGACTGACCCCGCTGGGGCTGTGGAACGCGCGGGCCGCCGGGCACGACGCCGAGCAGGTCGTGGACGCGCTGGTGGAGTACGCGCGCTATCCCGTCCCGCACGCGCTCCTGGTGGACATCGCCGAGACGATGGCCCGCTACGGGCGGCTCACACTCGCCAAGCACCCCACGCACGGGCTGGTGCTGGAGACGACGGACCGCCCGGTGCTGGAGGAGATCCTGCGCTCGAAGAAGGTCCAGCCGCTGGTCGGGGCGCGGCTCGACCAGGACAGCGTGGCCGTGCACCCCTCCGAGCGCGGGCAGATCAAGCAGGTGCTGCTCAAGCTGGGCTGGCCCGCCGAGGACCTGGCCGGGTACGTGGACGGCGAGGCGCACCCCATCGCGCTGGACGAGAGCGGCTGGGCCCTGCGCCCGTACCAGAAGCAGGCTGTCGAGGGCTTCTGGCACGGTGGCTCCGGAGTCGTCGTCCTGCCCTGCGGGGCCGGGAAGACGCTGGTCGGGGCAGGTGCGATGGCCGAGGCCAAGGCGACGACGCTGATCCTGGTCACCAACACCGTCTCGGCCCGCCAGTGGAAGCACGAGCTGATCAAGCGCACCTCGCTCACCGAGGAGGAGGTCGGCGAGTACAGCGGCACGAAGAAGGAGATCCGCCCCGTCACCGTCGCCACCTACCAGGTGCTGACGACGAAGCGGAAGGGCGTCTACCCGCACCTGGAGCTGTTCGACTCCCGCGACTGGGGCCTGGTGATCTACGACGAGGTGCACCTGCTGCCCGCGCCGGTCTTCAAGTTCACCGCCGACCTCCAGGCCCGCCGCCGCCTCGGCCTGACGGCGACCCTCGTGCGGGAGGACGGGCGCGAGTCCGACGTGTTCTCGCTGATCGGCCCCAAGCGCTTCGACGCGCCTTGGAAGGAGATCGAGAACCAGGGCTACATCGCGCCCGCCGACTGCGTGGAGGTGCGCGTCAGCCTGACCGACTCCGAGCGGCTGGCCTACGCGACGGCCGAGCCGGAGGAGAAATACCGCTTCTGTGCGACCACCGACAGCAAGCGGAAGGTCACCGAGGCGCTGGTGCGCCGGCACGCGGGCGAGCAGACGCTGGTCATCGGGCAGTACATCGACCAGCTCGACGAGCTGGGTGAACACATCGGCGCCCCCGTCATCAAGGGCGACACCAGCAACGCCCAGCGCGAGAAGCTCTTCGAGTCCTTCCGCCAGGGCGAGATCGACTGCCTGGTCGTCTCCAAGGTCGCCAACTTCTCCATCGACCTGCCCGAGGCGACGGTCGCCATACAGGTCTCCGGCACCTTCGGCTCCCGTCAGGAGGAGGCCCAGCGGCTGGGCCGCGTCCTGCGGCCGAAGGCGGACGGCCATGAGGCGCGCTTCTACTCCGTCGTGGCCCGCGACACCATCGACCAGGACTTCGCAGCCCACCGCCAGCGCTTCCTGGCCGAGCAGGGCTACGCGTACCGGATCGTTGACTCGACGGACCTGCTGTCGGACGACGACGCGTAG